CCGCGTGGTCCGGGAGCTGATCGCGCTGTGCGAGGCGATCCCGGTGGTGATGTCGGCCGCCGAGCACGACGACGCGCTCGCCCTCGTCTCGCACACGCCGCACCTGGTGGCCGGCGCGATGGCGGCGGCGCTGTTCGGCGCCGAGCACCGGACCCTGCGCCTGGGCGGCGCGGGGGTGTGGGACGTGACGCGGGTCGCCGAGGGCGATCCGGCGCTGTGGACGGAGATCCTGACCCAGAACGCGCGCGGCGTGGCCACCGTGCTCTCCGAGATCGCCGCCAACCTGACCGACGTGGCCGCCGCGCTGCAGCTGGCGGGCGAGGGCGACGGGTCGTTCATCGGCGACGTGACCGAGCTGCTGACCCTGGGCGCCGCCGGCCGGCGCGACCTGGTCGAGACGGTGGTGCTGGACCCCGCGCGCCTGCCCGCCCCGTCAGCGGACCTCCTGCCGCCCGTGAACCCGACGGCGCGGCAGCAGGCTTGAGCCCGCTGCGGCCGGGACCGCGCTCGCGAACCGAGCCCGCGGTCCCGGCCGCGCCCGCCTTGCCGCCGGGCGGCCGCGCCCGGTGCGTGACGAGTCCTGTTCGGACGGTGAAATTCGGTTCACCCGTTCGCTTTTGGGCCACAACCGTGCGTGTTCAGGTGGTGCCACCGCCCTCGCGGGCGTCTAGCGTTTGCCCATCGGAAAGACCGAGTCCCGCCGCCGAGCCGCTTCGAGCCGGCTCCCGCGCTCTTCGCCAGTGGCGGTCAACCACACCCACCTAGGAGTCGGTCGATGACTTCTCCAAGAAGACGATTACTGCTGTCCGGCAGCGTGCTCGGCGTGCTCGCCCTGCTGGCGGTCGCGGCGCCCGCCTACTTCACCGCGGACGACTCCGCGGCGGCTGCCCCGGGGCAGAACCCGGTGACGGTCTGCGTCGTGGCGCACCGCGACGCGAACTCCGAGCACGGCCGGACCCTGACGGTGTCGCAGCGCGTGGCCGACCTGCTCGTCCGGCAGTCCTCGTCGTACTACGGCCCGTGCGCGGTGTACGGCGCCGCCCGCCCGCTGGGGCAGGGCAC
This genomic window from Saccharothrix sp. HUAS TT1 contains:
- a CDS encoding prephenate dehydrogenase, producing the protein MSDVRLGTVAVLGAGLVGTSIGLVLRKHGISVTLADRDPESVAAAVRRGAGRASTPDEPPADLAVLAVPPAAVPAVLLRAQADRVAEWYTDVADVKTAPSTAARRLGCDMTSFVPGHPVGGREHSGAAVASGSLFGGKSWVLCPEEETADEAVRVVRELIALCEAIPVVMSAAEHDDALALVSHTPHLVAGAMAAALFGAEHRTLRLGGAGVWDVTRVAEGDPALWTEILTQNARGVATVLSEIAANLTDVAAALQLAGEGDGSFIGDVTELLTLGAAGRRDLVETVVLDPARLPAPSADLLPPVNPTARQQA